A stretch of the Zeugodacus cucurbitae isolate PBARC_wt_2022May chromosome 6, idZeuCucr1.2, whole genome shotgun sequence genome encodes the following:
- the LOC105218700 gene encoding uncharacterized protein LOC105218700: MLIFSKTSCLLFLVAILFGCAESKFKITNVKCLSPNESFAKFHTCRLKAVRRNINELSIYVKLLQLPIDNVKIFLQLKKRNDYRSRPIYEYHIDACAFFRNKRRNPLAELFYNFLGLKSHSNANHSCPYDHDLILDRYYIDDKFTAFVPLSLGFYEVHTRWETDGVTRADVDVVIEAYD; the protein is encoded by the exons ATGTTGATATTTTCGAAGACAAGTTGCTTGCTTTTTCTTGTTGCAATACTGTTTGGGTGCGCAGAAAGT aaattcaaaattacaaaTGTGAAATGTCTTTCGCCGAACGAATCGTTTGCCAAATTTCATACGTGTCGTCTGAAAGCTGTAAGACGCAACATCAATGAGTTATCGATTTACGTGAAATTGCTGCAATTGCCTATCGATAATGTGAAG ATCTTCTTACAACTGAAGAAGCGCAATGACTATCGCAGTCGTCCGATTTACGAATATCATATTGATGCTTGCGCCTTCTTTCGCAACAAGCGTCGCAATCCGTTAGCTGAATTATTCTACAATTTTTTGGGTCTTAAAAGTCACAGTAATGCAAATCACAGTTGTCCTTACGAT CACGATCTTATCTTAGATCGTTATTATATCGATGACAAATTCACCGCTTTTGTACCATTGTCTCTCGGATTCTATGAAGTACATACACGTTGGGAAACTGATGGAGTTACGAGAGCTGATGTGGATGTTGTGATTGAGGCCTATgactaa
- the LOC105218692 gene encoding dynein axonemal assembly factor 4 — MVQVTQTEEDIKIIIELNRLITRKPDVVLLSQYIKFNNPPIFFERHLMHEIDELSSFCRIFKNEARIVLVKKQKGIWPEVFQKLSKDELKQKRLEISDLIVERNKERDKLVVERFEQKRRTEIDKEIKRETAMRERVKQFQENARREALMVGVRKETYTKSPATPQMSTPSATINDTNVTGQRIGTPAVRPWASMRNGGKINVSFSKFSWSTPKRESQEGLPRPFAMHDMPDNSGPQESQEQCNVNDLNATD, encoded by the coding sequence ATGGTGCAAGTAACACAAACCGAAGAAGATATCAAAATAATTATCGAATTGAATCGGCTCATCACGCGTAAACCGGATGTGGTGCTACTGTCACAATATATCAAATTCAATAATCCACCAATATTCTTCGAACGCCATCTGATGCACGAGATCGACGAGTTATCCAGTTTTTGTCGCATTTTCAAGAATGAAGCGCGTATCGTGCTCGTCAAGAAGCAGAAAGGCATCTGGCCAGAAGTGTTTCAAAAGCTTTCCAAAGACGAATTGAAGCAAAAGCGTTTAGAGATTTCCGATTTAATTGTGGAGCGTAATAAAGAGCGTGATAAGCTAGTTGTAGAGCGATTTGAGCAAAAGCGGCGTACGGAAATCGACAAAGAAATAAAACGCGAAACGGCAATGAGAGAGCGAGTCAAGCAGTTTCAGGAGAATGCGCGTCGTGAAGCGTTGATGGTGGGTGTGCGAAAGGAGACATACACCAAATCACCGGCAACACCTCAAATGTCAACACCGTCGGCAACAATCAACGACACCAATGTAACGGGCCAGCGTATCGGTACGCCAGCGGTGCGGCCCTGGGCGAGCATGCGGAATGGTGGCAAAATAAACGTAagcttttcgaaattttcatggAGTACACCGAAGAGAGAGTCACAAGAGGGATTACCACGACCATTTGCCATGCACGATATGCCCGATAACAGCGGGCCGCAGGAGAGTCAAGAGCAGTGCAATGTGAATGACTTGAATGCAACAGATTGA